The Syngnathoides biaculeatus isolate LvHL_M chromosome 6, ASM1980259v1, whole genome shotgun sequence genome has a window encoding:
- the LOC133502229 gene encoding ras association domain-containing protein 10-like: MELEEGKVSVWVCQEEKLVSGLTKRTTCADVVQVLLEDQNLQQSASSGMLSGALQSYCIVEKWRGFERILPNKTKILSLWSTWGDEREKVRFILVKNDASLPDNGPRSAEARVIQRRENWSPEGVIRVPARTCWTATASTNLSRERQRRIVRKAFRKLDKMNKKKEQGLDKDKSSVEKMETLVHLVLSQDHTIRQQVQRLKELDKEIESYDSKVHFERMKRHGVNYVQDAYLEDSSYSLEDQTCKVTPEALAQLEEYARHCEEVVRLQEELMEREALMESITAEIQEELNRRWMKRRWEERGQEEKVSEMCLSAQPGLQTVSGEEVALEEERIKTQLKTSLYIGLRLKTDLDGIRGDLDLSLALWESKETELLELMAEVETLEINQVNSKGDDEEEEEDDDDEDDVEVNDENTKADKGAGVLADKNSIWVEQARGLSKTCSINDEDSDTGLSSMHSQDSDNPPVFESLV, translated from the coding sequence ATGGAGCTAGAAGAAGGGAAAGTTTCTGTGTGGGTCTGCCAAGAAGAGAAGCTTGTCTCTGGGCTAACGAAGAGGACTACATGTGCTGATGTGGTCCAAGTCCTGCTGGAAGATCAGAACCTGCAGCAAAGCGCCTCATCTGGGATGCTTTCCGGGGCCCTTCAGTCCTATTGCATAGTGGAGAAATGGAGGGGCTTCGAAAGGATTTTacccaacaagaccaaaatccTTTCTCTGTGGAGCACTTGGGGGGATGAGCGGGAGAAAGTTCGCTTCATCCTAGTCAAAAATGATGCGTCGCTTCCCGACAATGGGCCCCGGAGTGCTGAGGCGAGGGTGATCCAGCGGCGGGAGAATTGGAGTCCCGAAGGGGTGATCAGAGTCCCTGCTAGAACATGCTGGACCGCCACGGCCTCCACCAACTTGTCCCGGGAGAGGCAGAGGCGCATTGTGAGAAAGGCCTTCAGAAAGTTGGATAAGATGAACAAAAAGAAGGAGCAGGGTCTTGATAAAGATAAGAGCTCGGTGGAGAAGATGGAGACTTTGGTCCACTTGGTGCTTTCTCAGGATCACACCATCCGCCAGCAGGTTCAGAGACTCAAAGAGCTGGACAAGGAGATTGAGAGCTATGACTCTAAGGTGCACTTTGAGCGCATGAAAAGACACGGGGTCAACTATGTGCAGGATGCTTACTTGGAGGACTCGTCTTACTCCCTGGAGGACCAGACCTGCAAAGTCACTCCAGAAGCACTGGCCCAGTTGGAAGAGTACGCACGCCATTGCGAGGAGGTTGTGAGGTTGCAGGAGGAGCTGATGGAGCGAGAAGCGCTCATGGAGAGCATTACCGCCGAGATCCAAGAGGAGCTCAACCGGCGGTGGATGAAGCGACGGTGGGAGGAGAGGGGACAAGAGGAAAAGGTGTCGGAAATGTGCCTCTCTGCCCAACCCGGACTCCAGACTGTGTCTGGAGAAGAGGTGGCCTTGGAGGAGGAGAGGATCAAAACGCAACTGAAAACCAGCCTCTACATTGGCCTGAGACTCAAGACAGACCTGGACGGCATTAGGGGGGACTTGGACCTGAGTCTTGCACTTTGGGAGAGCAAGGAAACCGAACTGCTGGAGCTCATGGCCGAAGTGGAGACTCTGGAAATTAATCAGGTGAACTCCAAAGGGgatgatgaggaagaagaagaagatgatgatgatgaggatgatgttgAGGTTAACGATGAGAATACAAAAGCAGATAAGGGTGCAGGGGTGTTAGCAGACAAGAACAGCATTTGGGTGGAGCAGGCCCGAGGACTGTCAAAGACCTGCAGCATCAATGACGAAGACTCGGACACTGGCCTGAGCTCCATGCACAGTCAGGACTCTGACAACCCTCCAGTGTTTGAGTCTCTGGTCTGA